The Caenorhabditis elegans chromosome I genome includes the window GCTTTTTTATATGTAAGAGAAGAACACTTACCTGTGATGACAACATCTCTGGtgtactgaaaattattatttaattttttttcattagaaaGTCTTACCTGATGATCCACTAGAATCCTATCACACGCTGGTGATATATTCATTGTATTTTCTGCATCCTCTATGTTTTCCTTatcttcctgaaaaatgttaacgcgtgaaaaagaagagtttttataaaattgggTCAACTTACTTGATTTCCAATTGGAATTGGATCGGAAACTGGAGTCATTGTCATcatgcttcttttttttgtctggaaatgaaaatattaaacaagAATTGTTATTATCAGGAACAAGAGCACTGAGAGACAAGGTCAATTTTGTCACCAGTACTCATCATTTTGATAACTGAagttttctgtcattttgaGAGCTTTATCTTTGAGATACACAAGCAGACACCTCGGAGGGTGGGCACATTATCACATGAAGATagttgtttgtttgtttgtttaaaagtttaaattccACGTGGGTGAACTTATGTTCTTTTAGAAATCAAGATGATcctttgctgaaaatcaaacatttggaaatcaaaaagttattttgagATACTTTTTCAATGTCATGGGGGcagaatttttataatcaCAAATTAAAAGGTGACCTATCATTTGTTGAATGACTctctccaacaaaaaatttggaataaaacCGATCGGAAAAAAAAGTCGCATCAGACAACTTCTCAACCAACTCTAGCCACTTTTGGTTTTGGCAATTATATCTAAAGTTGGTTGAAAAGTTGCGGCAAATTCGCAAGCTTATTTGAGACTTTTCCTGTTCCTGACCGCAAAATaatctaatttaaattttcttgaaattttccgaatctTCCAGACATTCCATTATGTCCCTATAGCTCCCAGTAAAAAATGGCTGTTAGACGTTTTGCACGCCTCTCGGAGAATGTACTCTTTCATTATAAATGTTAaacaaattgttgaaaatataaccaatttattcagaaatcagaaatctggaaatcgaataaaaaatcaaaaaatttcgtgtaaattttagtttattgGCTTTATGTGGCAGCATCAATAATTTCTTTAACAACATTGACAACGGCTTCCTTTGTACATTCTCCTCTGCAATAAtgtgttgaaaaatgatttttcataattaaaaagACAACATTTGGAAGGGCGTTCAAGACAAGACTTTGAGATCTTGCGTTCAAGACAAGACTTTTTTCTGAACTGACCCAAATGGCGGAACATGGATGAAAATACTATTCTTGGTACTTTTTTGAAGTGATAGATAATAAGAATATGCTCCAATTGATCTAtaagtttttgttaaatgctcaaaattaaaaataaacttacctTCCTGGATCTTCAGACACTTCAACTTTCAATCCTCCAAACTTTACCCCATCTAATCCACATTTTTCTGTCACTTTCTTCACCACATCCATACAGTCTATGATAGTTTCCAGGGTATTATCAACACTTTCACATGAAACTTTATTTCCTTCTGGTAAATAtcctttttcatctttttgatGATATCCACTttgaaatgcttttttttccaCATAAATTGTATTCTTCACCAAATGAGTCTCAAAGTGAAATGCCAcctcaaatatttcaaaactattataCAGGGTGACCCATAACTATGGAGACTGGAGTAGACGTTCACCTAGTTTTTGAGCACGTATTACTTTTTTGAACGCTGTAGATTTTTGAGTCTGGACGTTTCGAAAATAGTTATTTACACATAAATTCTCACATTTTTaatgcacaaaaaaattggaacctCATAACTTGCAACAGTATgcgtttttaatatttttccacaaagGGAAGAAAAGTTAATATGATTAAATGtcaatattatcaaaaaaatcccTTACCTTCCCTGCTAtgtaatggggttattcaagtaatgtagcaaaatgtattaaaatacatttgtgacgtcacaaatgtatttaaatacatgtttttatatacttgaataaggttgtgacgtaatttttctacactttttaattttccgacactacttgaataaccccataaagtagaatgtaatatttttttgaattttcagattaaacttttttgtatttaatagAGAGTAATAAAGTG containing:
- the M04C9.1 gene encoding Pyroglutamyl-peptidase 1 (Confirmed by transcript evidence) is translated as MMGVGCEGEISDILTMCDIPFPHSREVVMIKGIAIVGFETSENATNPSNDVMEQICSEQYSDKMIFLIKFPLSYDPLKQKIDELFECPGVVAFHFETHLVKNTIYVEKKAFQSGYHQKDEKGYLPEGNKVSCESVDNTLETIIDCMDVVKKVTEKCGLDGVKFGGLKVEVSEDPGRSIGAYSYYLSLQKSTKNSIFIHVPPFGGECTKEAVVNVVKEIIDAAT
- the M04C9.1 gene encoding Pyroglutamyl-peptidase 1 (Confirmed by transcript evidence), translated to MCDIPFPHSREVVMIKGIAIVGFETSENATNPSNDVMEQICSEQYSDKMIFLIKFPLSYDPLKQKIDELFECPGVVAFHFETHLVKNTIYVEKKAFQSGYHQKDEKGYLPEGNKVSCESVDNTLETIIDCMDVVKKVTEKCGLDGVKFGGLKVEVSEDPGRSIGAYSYYLSLQKSTKNSIFIHVPPFGGECTKEAVVNVVKEIIDAAT